A DNA window from Mesorhizobium sp. C432A contains the following coding sequences:
- a CDS encoding recombinase family protein, with product MAPGLPSMPRVLAAQYIRMSTEHQRYSLENQAAAIAEYAETWGYAVVQTYADAGKSGLSLKGRDGLKQLLADVVTGQHAYSAVLVLDVSRWGRFQDTDQAAHYEFLCRDAGVSVEYCGEPFENDGSMVSSIVKNLKRVMAGEYSRELSSKISRAQTQQARLGFKQGGNLPYGIRRLLVNKDGEPRFLLGPGEQKGLSTDRVIVVPGPPEELRTVRRIFRMFVSQKRSMLNIVKVLNDELVPSTDGCAWTPGRVKSVLTSELMVGYYVYNRTTQKMRGETKRNPPFLWVRVKMMDPIVDGKVFAKAQRELAFKRGYGFTKADMLKRLKRLFKERKRLSSRIIDDCLYTPCARSYDKHFGSRRAAYAIVGYKCRAVARRGRWYSNDELLDGIRRLHNKFGYVTLALIDADSQLPTYRVFAERFGSMFKAYELAGFPTTRGEQAEAARRRAKLRSFEPRRTDVSKPVPDTALIEEVASSDSQSNDMPKHIRRFT from the coding sequence ATGGCGCCTGGGTTGCCAAGCATGCCTCGTGTGCTAGCGGCGCAATACATCCGCATGTCAACCGAACACCAGCGCTATTCGCTGGAAAACCAGGCCGCGGCAATCGCGGAGTATGCAGAAACATGGGGGTATGCTGTCGTTCAGACCTATGCCGATGCCGGCAAAAGTGGGCTAAGCCTGAAAGGGAGGGATGGTCTCAAGCAATTGTTGGCCGATGTCGTGACAGGCCAACACGCTTATTCAGCTGTTCTGGTTCTGGATGTAAGCCGGTGGGGTCGATTTCAAGATACGGACCAGGCCGCACACTACGAGTTTCTTTGTCGAGATGCTGGAGTCAGCGTTGAGTATTGCGGTGAACCTTTCGAAAACGATGGCAGCATGGTTTCGAGCATCGTCAAAAATCTGAAGCGCGTGATGGCGGGAGAGTACAGCCGGGAATTGTCGTCGAAAATCTCAAGGGCGCAAACGCAGCAGGCACGCCTTGGGTTTAAGCAAGGTGGTAATTTGCCGTATGGGATACGACGGCTCCTGGTCAATAAAGATGGTGAGCCCCGATTTTTGCTCGGACCCGGTGAGCAAAAGGGACTGAGCACTGATCGTGTGATTGTTGTGCCAGGCCCGCCGGAGGAGCTCAGAACAGTTCGCCGAATTTTTCGCATGTTTGTCAGTCAAAAGCGAAGCATGCTGAACATTGTGAAGGTGCTGAACGATGAGCTGGTTCCTTCGACCGACGGCTGCGCGTGGACCCCCGGGCGTGTCAAAAGCGTGCTGACCAGCGAGCTGATGGTTGGATATTACGTGTACAACCGAACGACGCAAAAAATGAGGGGAGAAACGAAACGCAACCCTCCGTTTCTGTGGGTTAGAGTCAAGATGATGGACCCGATTGTCGACGGTAAGGTTTTTGCGAAAGCGCAGCGGGAGTTGGCATTTAAACGTGGCTACGGGTTTACAAAAGCCGACATGCTCAAGAGACTGAAGCGGCTCTTTAAGGAAAGAAAAAGACTGTCTTCGAGGATAATTGATGACTGCCTATACACGCCCTGCGCAAGATCTTACGATAAGCATTTTGGAAGCCGTCGGGCCGCCTACGCAATTGTCGGGTACAAGTGCCGGGCGGTTGCTAGGCGCGGTCGATGGTACTCCAATGATGAACTTCTAGATGGTATCCGGCGACTACATAATAAGTTCGGATACGTTACACTAGCGCTTATCGATGCGGATTCACAACTGCCCACGTATCGCGTGTTCGCTGAACGCTTCGGCTCGATGTTTAAGGCCTACGAACTGGCGGGCTTCCCCACCACCAGGGGAGAACAGGCCGAGGCAGCACGAAGAAGGGCCAAGCTACGGTCCTTCGAGCCACGCCGAACCGACGTTTCAAAGCCCGTTCCAGACACAGCACTCATCGAAGAGGTCGCGTCCTCTGACTCGCAATCGAATGATATGCCAAAGCATATCAGACGTTTCACCTGA
- a CDS encoding helix-turn-helix transcriptional regulator, whose amino-acid sequence MRHETDDIIQTLRRARRDKGLSQRKLSTRIGVPQSHISKIESGATDLRLSSLVEHARALDHEVVVVPRRALSAVKAIVANSALHKGIILRRPAYQFDDDD is encoded by the coding sequence ATGCGCCATGAGACCGACGACATCATTCAAACTCTGCGTCGCGCCCGCAGAGACAAAGGGCTAAGCCAGCGCAAGCTCAGCACACGGATCGGAGTGCCGCAAAGCCATATCTCCAAGATCGAGAGCGGGGCAACTGACCTCAGGCTTTCGAGCTTGGTCGAGCATGCCCGCGCACTTGATCATGAAGTGGTCGTTGTACCGCGCAGGGCGCTGTCCGCAGTTAAAGCAATTGTCGCCAACTCAGCGCTGCACAAGGGCATCATCCTGCGGCGTCCAGCATATCAATTCGACGATGACGACTAG
- a CDS encoding LysR family transcriptional regulator, producing MVEIANTGVTLRQLQIFREVVRLGSERQAAKVLRVTQSAVSQQVAQLETALTVPLFRREGNRLVATAQAWELLREIDGTFLSLDRVGKSIAALKGIEGHAIGIAAPDIFCFTLVPRAVRQIRVDDRSCVFHVKSGSYQDVAEHVLNGRADLGLSRLPLDERLFDWMPVATATNVCLFPAGHRLGEKDLITPEDLRDEPMIDIEPRQNTHQMDLNALRYMGVEPNIAVEVDANGHEAAFIAAGIGISVTNSIVAKECAFFGLQFRPFEPSAIYHYVVFWQRGRKLSGQLQLARERLADALRDPA from the coding sequence TTGGTCGAGATTGCGAACACAGGGGTAACACTCCGCCAGCTGCAGATTTTCCGAGAGGTCGTGCGACTGGGGTCTGAACGTCAGGCCGCCAAGGTCCTTCGCGTCACCCAGTCGGCGGTAAGCCAACAGGTCGCGCAATTGGAGACGGCGCTTACCGTGCCGCTGTTTAGGCGCGAGGGAAACCGGCTCGTCGCAACGGCGCAGGCCTGGGAATTGCTTCGCGAGATCGATGGGACGTTCTTGAGCCTTGACAGGGTTGGAAAGTCGATCGCGGCGCTGAAGGGAATTGAGGGTCATGCAATCGGCATCGCGGCGCCAGACATCTTTTGCTTCACCCTTGTCCCGCGGGCTGTCAGGCAGATCCGTGTCGATGACCGCTCATGTGTCTTCCACGTCAAGTCGGGCAGCTACCAGGACGTCGCAGAGCATGTTCTCAACGGGCGTGCTGATCTGGGCCTATCGCGTCTACCACTCGACGAAAGACTCTTTGATTGGATGCCGGTCGCGACTGCGACCAATGTCTGTCTCTTTCCGGCGGGGCATCGGCTGGGCGAGAAGGACCTGATAACGCCGGAAGATTTGCGCGACGAGCCAATGATAGATATAGAGCCGCGCCAAAATACTCACCAGATGGACTTGAACGCTCTGCGCTACATGGGCGTGGAGCCGAATATTGCCGTCGAGGTTGACGCCAACGGGCATGAGGCTGCATTCATTGCGGCTGGTATCGGGATCTCGGTGACCAACAGTATCGTTGCGAAAGAGTGTGCGTTCTTTGGCCTCCAGTTTCGGCCCTTTGAGCCAAGCGCAATTTATCACTACGTCGTGTTCTGGCAGCGGGGACGCAAGTTAAGCGGCCAACTGCAACTGGCAAGGGAACGGCTCGCCGATGCGCTGCGGGATCCCGCATGA
- a CDS encoding ATP-binding cassette domain-containing protein: MAPSDLDRPGCDDVAALRVEGLEKSFGNYPVLRGVTLTAHRHEVIGILGSSGSGKSTLLRCLNLLEMPNRGRMWVLGERLKLREAVNGRGGAILDRRQIQRVRASLGMVFQSFNLWPHRTILENVAEGPTHVLRQSRREAIGVAEQYLAQVGLADRRHHYPHHLSGGQQQRAGIARALAMEPAVLLFDEPTSALDPELTGEVLKVIRSLAEEGRTMLLVTHELAFAREVSTRAAFMHDGKIEEEGPSRQLFLEPASERLRRFLQSHY; the protein is encoded by the coding sequence TTGGCACCCTCCGATCTCGATAGGCCAGGCTGCGATGATGTGGCGGCCCTCAGGGTAGAAGGACTTGAAAAATCGTTCGGCAATTATCCCGTTCTACGCGGCGTTACGCTCACTGCCCACCGGCACGAGGTGATCGGCATTCTGGGAAGCAGCGGCTCGGGCAAGAGCACGCTGTTGCGCTGCCTCAACCTGCTTGAGATGCCGAACCGCGGGCGCATGTGGGTCTTGGGTGAGCGGTTGAAGCTTCGCGAGGCGGTAAACGGCCGTGGCGGCGCCATTCTTGACCGGCGCCAGATTCAAAGGGTGAGGGCCTCCCTGGGGATGGTCTTTCAGAGCTTCAACTTGTGGCCGCACAGAACGATCCTTGAGAATGTCGCGGAAGGCCCAACGCACGTCCTGCGACAGTCACGGCGGGAAGCGATCGGGGTCGCGGAGCAATATCTCGCGCAGGTCGGCCTTGCGGACAGGCGCCATCACTATCCGCACCACCTTTCGGGCGGGCAGCAGCAACGTGCGGGCATCGCCCGGGCTCTCGCCATGGAGCCCGCCGTTCTGTTGTTCGATGAGCCGACGTCGGCGCTTGATCCCGAGTTGACCGGCGAGGTGCTCAAGGTCATCCGGTCACTGGCCGAGGAGGGGCGCACTATGCTTCTGGTAACCCATGAGCTCGCCTTCGCCAGAGAGGTCTCTACGCGCGCTGCGTTCATGCACGACGGCAAAATCGAAGAAGAGGGGCCATCGCGGCAGCTATTCCTTGAGCCGGCTTCCGAACGGCTCCGCCGATTCCTTCAATCGCATTATTGA
- a CDS encoding ABC transporter permease subunit (The N-terminal region of this protein, as described by TIGR01726, is a three transmembrane segment that identifies a subfamily of ABC transporter permease subunits, which specificities that include histidine, arginine, glutamine, glutamate, L-cystine (sic), the opines (in Agrobacterium) octopine and nopaline, etc.) → MNGFAIQFLHGLCMTVLVAAISGVLGTAVGLAGAASKLSAYRIPMWLAEVYTTVIRGVPELLVILLIYFGGTAAITFAIGRYVEISALSAGVIALTVIFGAYSTEIFRGAILSIPRGQWEAASSIGLKSWQIWLLVILPQMVRVALPAFCNLWISLLKDTALISVVGLTDIMRVAFVGAGSMRAPLTFYLAASALYLLLTSVSLLAFRRLEQHIAVPGQLR, encoded by the coding sequence ATGAACGGCTTCGCCATACAATTCCTCCACGGACTCTGCATGACAGTGCTGGTCGCGGCCATCAGCGGTGTGCTGGGGACCGCCGTCGGCCTCGCCGGCGCCGCGTCGAAGCTGTCAGCGTATCGGATTCCGATGTGGCTGGCCGAGGTCTACACGACCGTGATCAGGGGCGTGCCCGAACTGCTTGTGATCCTCCTCATCTATTTCGGAGGAACGGCCGCGATCACATTCGCGATCGGCCGATATGTCGAGATCAGCGCCCTCTCGGCAGGGGTCATCGCGCTGACCGTCATTTTTGGCGCCTATTCCACCGAGATATTCCGCGGCGCGATCTTGAGTATCCCGCGTGGGCAATGGGAAGCCGCATCATCGATCGGCCTGAAATCCTGGCAGATTTGGTTGCTCGTGATCTTGCCGCAGATGGTGCGCGTGGCGTTGCCGGCCTTCTGCAACCTCTGGATCTCGCTCCTCAAGGATACAGCGCTGATTTCGGTGGTCGGCCTGACAGATATTATGCGTGTCGCCTTCGTCGGCGCGGGCTCCATGAGGGCGCCGCTGACGTTCTATCTGGCCGCCTCCGCGCTCTACCTGCTGCTCACCAGCGTCTCGCTGTTGGCGTTCAGAAGGCTCGAGCAACACATCGCTGTGCCAGGCCAGTTGCGCTGA
- a CDS encoding ABC transporter permease, whose translation MQIDIFLQSIVTLANAAFLTIALTVPSLVIGFVISVPLAFMRASDSRYLSSAILAYTYVVRGTPLLVQLFLIYYGLGQIDVIRHSPLWVLLRDPFWCALLAFSLNSAAYTTELFRGAIQAVPRGLVEAAAAVGMSRLQQARLITFPIAFRAALPSYTNEVIGLLKASSLASTVTLLEITGVARRLVSETFAPYEIFLAAGVIYLALTYLVTSIFRLLERHLAGAKPKVARETAMLSLRRISP comes from the coding sequence ATGCAGATCGACATCTTCCTCCAAAGTATCGTGACACTGGCGAACGCAGCGTTCCTGACGATAGCGCTGACGGTCCCGTCGCTGGTGATCGGCTTCGTCATCTCCGTGCCCTTGGCATTCATGCGGGCATCGGACAGCCGATATCTTTCGTCGGCCATACTGGCCTACACCTACGTGGTTCGCGGCACGCCGTTGCTGGTGCAACTCTTCCTTATCTACTACGGCCTCGGCCAGATCGACGTGATCCGCCACAGCCCCCTCTGGGTATTGTTGCGCGACCCCTTCTGGTGCGCGCTGCTCGCCTTCTCGCTGAACAGCGCCGCCTACACGACGGAACTCTTCCGGGGTGCAATCCAGGCGGTGCCTCGCGGATTGGTCGAAGCCGCGGCAGCCGTCGGCATGTCACGTTTGCAGCAGGCAAGGCTCATCACATTTCCCATCGCGTTCCGCGCGGCATTGCCGTCCTACACCAACGAGGTCATCGGGCTGCTGAAAGCCAGTTCCTTGGCCAGCACGGTGACGCTTCTCGAAATCACCGGCGTAGCGCGCCGGCTCGTTTCCGAGACTTTCGCGCCCTATGAAATATTCCTCGCCGCAGGCGTCATCTATCTCGCTCTCACATACCTAGTAACCTCGATCTTTCGCCTTCTGGAGAGGCACCTCGCAGGCGCTAAGCCGAAAGTAGCGCGAGAGACGGCGATGCTCTCGTTGCGGCGGATTTCGCCATGA
- the alr gene encoding alanine racemase, whose protein sequence is MTDALSQLASPAAASCWREISLSAIIHNYRAVRVAVGPAVKIFACLKNDAYGCGAAEVAAVLAAEGVDGFGVASARDAYRVRSRASRTPILLYPGISPQWARDVSKQDLTITLSNVSELDAWAATSERLAAFVKVDLGFWRAGALPSEIEGLLDRAAATPNIDVKGLYAHLNELPGTGPTASEQWSRLKDLLATISRRPAIIMLSSSDGVLRHPEMDLDAVDPGAMLFGIADTARAARPLTLKPALHAIKARLVSVKRADASIGPVPDLPGYSSDMQIGVLGIGWGHGLPRDLPFGASAIIRGKRIPLLAPLHLEHVRVDLTCIPDAALGDEAILLGSADGEHIDLAELARHWRTDSVGICCGLQPDLARVYTL, encoded by the coding sequence ATGACGGATGCGCTGTCCCAGTTAGCGTCCCCAGCTGCAGCGTCCTGTTGGCGCGAGATCAGCCTTTCGGCGATCATCCACAACTATCGCGCTGTCAGGGTTGCCGTGGGACCCGCCGTCAAGATCTTTGCCTGCCTCAAAAACGATGCCTATGGCTGTGGCGCCGCAGAGGTCGCAGCTGTACTGGCGGCCGAGGGGGTGGACGGGTTCGGCGTTGCCTCAGCGCGAGACGCCTATCGCGTCCGCTCGCGAGCTTCCCGAACGCCAATTCTGCTCTATCCCGGCATAAGTCCCCAATGGGCCAGGGATGTGTCGAAGCAGGACCTCACAATCACCCTTTCGAATGTATCCGAGTTGGACGCCTGGGCGGCGACATCGGAAAGGCTGGCCGCCTTCGTCAAGGTCGATCTCGGTTTCTGGCGCGCCGGCGCACTTCCGTCCGAGATCGAAGGATTGCTCGATAGGGCCGCCGCTACACCCAATATCGACGTCAAGGGCTTGTACGCGCATTTGAACGAACTTCCAGGCACCGGGCCGACAGCCAGTGAGCAGTGGAGCCGCCTGAAAGACCTTTTGGCAACTATCAGTCGACGACCCGCTATCATCATGTTGTCCAGCAGCGACGGAGTGCTGCGCCATCCCGAGATGGATCTGGATGCGGTCGACCCTGGGGCAATGCTGTTCGGCATCGCGGACACGGCGAGGGCGGCACGCCCACTCACCCTCAAACCAGCGCTTCACGCGATCAAGGCTCGGCTCGTTTCGGTCAAACGGGCCGATGCCAGCATAGGCCCTGTACCTGATCTGCCCGGTTATAGCTCCGACATGCAAATCGGCGTGCTTGGCATAGGCTGGGGACACGGCCTGCCGAGGGATTTGCCATTTGGCGCCAGCGCGATCATCCGTGGGAAGCGGATCCCGCTGCTTGCTCCCCTGCACCTGGAGCATGTGCGTGTCGACCTGACCTGCATTCCGGATGCTGCCCTCGGCGACGAAGCGATCCTGCTCGGATCAGCCGATGGCGAACACATCGATCTCGCCGAACTGGCCAGGCATTGGCGCACCGACAGCGTCGGCATCTGCTGCGGGCTGCAGCCGGATCTGGCGCGGGTCTACACGCTCTGA
- a CDS encoding transporter substrate-binding domain-containing protein — protein sequence MLWAMGAHAGTRTAITIASEGASPPWDSIDSNGRLVGYDIDVGKELCRRMAIECKFVAQDWDGIIPALTVGKYDAIISGMSITEKRKKTISFSAPYAIGTNQIVMRRDLNLPPTDIKLKLDLTGIDAGKQAILDQLKAALTGKNLGVLRSSNSEAVLTDLFGKVATIRSYDSLENLKLDLAADRIDGGLADYSNWKLFLDSPDGQNAAFYGPQLFGGTWGPGIGIGIRKDDGDLVEAFNKAIAGAVTDGTLRKLSLQWFGFDISPPETP from the coding sequence ATGTTATGGGCGATGGGCGCTCACGCCGGCACTCGAACCGCGATCACCATCGCCTCCGAGGGTGCATCTCCGCCATGGGACTCGATCGATTCCAACGGCCGGCTCGTCGGCTACGACATCGACGTCGGCAAGGAATTGTGCCGCCGCATGGCCATCGAATGCAAGTTCGTAGCGCAGGATTGGGACGGGATCATCCCTGCACTTACCGTTGGAAAATACGACGCGATTATCTCTGGGATGTCCATCACCGAGAAGCGCAAGAAGACCATATCGTTCTCTGCGCCCTACGCGATCGGCACCAACCAGATCGTCATGCGCCGGGATCTGAACTTGCCGCCAACCGACATAAAGCTGAAGCTGGACCTCACCGGAATCGACGCCGGCAAACAGGCGATCCTCGACCAGCTCAAGGCGGCCCTGACTGGGAAAAATCTCGGCGTGCTGCGCTCCTCCAATTCCGAGGCAGTCTTGACCGACCTGTTCGGCAAAGTGGCGACGATCCGGAGCTACGACTCTCTGGAGAACCTGAAGCTTGATCTCGCCGCCGACCGGATCGACGGCGGATTAGCCGATTACTCCAACTGGAAGCTGTTTCTGGACAGTCCGGACGGACAAAACGCAGCTTTCTATGGTCCGCAACTCTTTGGCGGGACGTGGGGACCCGGCATTGGCATCGGCATCAGGAAGGACGATGGCGACCTGGTGGAGGCGTTCAACAAGGCGATTGCCGGCGCGGTCACCGACGGCACGTTGAGGAAACTCAGCCTGCAATGGTTCGGCTTCGACATCTCTCCACCCGAGACGCCCTGA
- a CDS encoding CapA family protein produces MTPFTVAMTGQSLIHHDIRASSDSSFHDLVQMLKTADVAFTNLETTITGRHPGWPMKGSFFGCSEPLVLDVLEDMGINTLSLANNHAFDLGPGGVLSTIEEVGARGFLHAGTGADRATAMTPRSKRLGAKTVTLAAMDAGPGPATMYADDAASDRPARPGVNRLEVRRLFGVDPEKFDMLTAIQSTFKSGELERANYYQPDDPPVVSDPRDIDFYGTVFRRSAQNRRHILMDQTSASNQLAAISDAAHRGEFVIAYLHHHHWEPDWREVPDWVRVFARRCVDAGARIFACHGAPVLQPMEIYKSAPLFFGLGNFIFHVPEHEAEWNSADVWKSVVARCCFNEGGALSAMSLEPIILGGEKSLETGLPHTRRVPVLARSEMGRSIIADLARRSASYGTKIEADCSSGRLVL; encoded by the coding sequence ATGACACCCTTCACCGTGGCAATGACTGGCCAATCCCTGATCCATCACGATATCCGCGCGTCATCGGACAGCAGTTTTCATGACCTTGTGCAGATGTTGAAGACCGCCGACGTCGCCTTCACCAATCTCGAGACGACCATAACGGGACGTCACCCTGGCTGGCCGATGAAGGGATCGTTTTTCGGTTGCTCCGAACCGTTGGTCCTCGACGTTCTGGAAGATATGGGTATCAACACTCTCTCCTTGGCGAACAACCACGCCTTTGACCTGGGTCCAGGTGGGGTGCTGTCCACTATCGAGGAGGTGGGCGCGCGCGGGTTTCTCCATGCCGGCACAGGCGCTGACCGTGCCACCGCGATGACACCCCGATCGAAGAGGTTGGGAGCCAAGACGGTTACCTTGGCTGCCATGGATGCCGGACCCGGACCGGCGACGATGTATGCCGACGACGCAGCTTCCGACAGGCCCGCTCGGCCAGGCGTCAACAGGCTGGAGGTGCGTCGGCTCTTCGGGGTCGATCCTGAAAAGTTCGACATGCTGACCGCCATACAGTCGACATTCAAGAGCGGCGAGTTAGAGAGGGCAAACTATTACCAACCAGACGATCCGCCAGTCGTGAGCGACCCTCGCGATATTGACTTCTATGGGACGGTGTTCCGACGGTCGGCCCAGAACCGACGGCACATTCTCATGGACCAAACCAGTGCGTCCAACCAGCTTGCCGCCATAAGCGACGCCGCCCACCGTGGTGAGTTCGTCATAGCCTATCTTCACCATCACCATTGGGAGCCCGACTGGCGCGAAGTTCCCGACTGGGTGAGAGTATTCGCCAGAAGGTGCGTCGACGCCGGTGCGCGGATATTTGCCTGCCACGGCGCGCCTGTGCTGCAGCCGATGGAGATTTACAAATCTGCCCCACTGTTTTTTGGGCTCGGCAATTTCATCTTTCACGTTCCAGAGCACGAGGCTGAGTGGAACTCGGCCGACGTCTGGAAAAGCGTTGTCGCCCGTTGCTGCTTCAATGAGGGCGGGGCGCTCAGTGCCATGTCACTGGAACCGATCATCCTGGGCGGAGAGAAATCTCTTGAGACGGGGCTACCTCACACGAGGCGCGTGCCGGTGCTAGCCAGGAGCGAGATGGGCCGCTCAATCATCGCGGATCTTGCCCGGCGATCGGCGTCTTATGGCACGAAGATCGAAGCGGACTGCTCGTCAGGAAGATTAGTCTTATGA
- a CDS encoding autoinducer binding domain-containing protein produces MKETAIWRRRLDDTLESVGRIRGSSTQQEICQHLLCYAGRFGATNLLAGSIPPPRALKREQVSHVLLNAWPEQWSERYFSNGYLYRDPTIQLVNRGNAPFLWSEINQVCRVCRVGRRVMEEATEFKLRKGLTIPFATLEGQAVGFSIAGEKLEPNSHDRLAFQFIAAYALGCAAVLADGKRNTRPARLSPRQHDVLRWASEGLTVDEIADHLHISRNTVDTHLRLVRERLGVTSTIHAVAEAFRLGLIA; encoded by the coding sequence ATGAAAGAAACCGCAATTTGGCGCAGGCGTCTTGATGACACGCTTGAATCCGTTGGTAGAATTCGGGGGAGTTCGACCCAACAAGAGATTTGTCAGCACCTACTTTGTTATGCTGGACGATTTGGCGCCACGAACCTGCTGGCAGGCTCAATTCCTCCGCCTCGAGCCCTGAAACGTGAGCAGGTTTCACACGTATTGCTCAACGCTTGGCCTGAACAGTGGTCCGAGCGCTACTTTTCAAATGGCTATCTCTATCGCGACCCTACCATTCAACTTGTAAATCGGGGTAATGCACCTTTCCTTTGGAGCGAGATCAATCAAGTGTGCAGGGTTTGCCGCGTCGGCCGACGGGTGATGGAGGAGGCTACTGAGTTCAAACTACGCAAGGGCTTGACGATACCGTTCGCGACGTTGGAAGGTCAGGCGGTCGGGTTTTCTATTGCAGGTGAAAAGCTCGAACCAAATTCTCACGACCGTCTCGCATTTCAGTTCATCGCTGCTTACGCTCTTGGCTGCGCGGCTGTTCTCGCAGACGGAAAGCGGAACACGAGGCCAGCGCGTCTTTCTCCGCGGCAGCATGATGTTCTCAGATGGGCTTCCGAAGGCCTCACCGTGGACGAAATCGCCGATCATCTCCACATCAGCCGCAATACTGTGGATACTCACTTGCGCTTAGTGCGCGAGAGGCTCGGCGTTACAAGCACAATACACGCTGTCGCGGAAGCTTTCCGCCTGGGCTTGATCGCCTAA
- a CDS encoding acyl-homoserine-lactone synthase, with product MLLVVTAHNAEEYQAELDQAFRLRHRVFVEEKGWTDLWREDGREMDRFDDEHAVHMLFTAEDRIVGYQRMLPSTRPHLLSEVLSDLSEGERPVGENIWEWTRYCVEPQYRERGRMLSPVANALLSGIVEWGLDRNIDTIIIEMNPLWLLRLVQLHFRVTPLGLPKVIGGEETVAVTASFDERTLQRLRKTRSPNTHNSIL from the coding sequence ATGCTTCTTGTCGTTACGGCGCACAATGCGGAAGAATATCAGGCAGAGTTGGATCAGGCGTTCCGTCTTCGCCACAGGGTGTTTGTCGAAGAAAAGGGCTGGACAGATTTGTGGCGCGAAGACGGTCGTGAAATGGACCGCTTCGACGATGAGCACGCAGTCCACATGCTCTTTACAGCCGAGGACCGCATTGTCGGTTACCAGCGAATGCTGCCTTCGACGCGGCCCCACCTGCTGTCAGAGGTCCTATCGGACCTTAGCGAAGGCGAGCGGCCGGTCGGCGAGAACATCTGGGAATGGACGCGCTACTGCGTCGAGCCACAATATCGCGAACGGGGACGGATGCTCAGTCCGGTGGCGAATGCGCTTTTGTCCGGCATCGTCGAGTGGGGATTGGACAGAAACATCGACACGATCATCATCGAAATGAACCCGCTGTGGCTGCTGCGGCTGGTGCAGTTGCATTTCAGGGTGACGCCACTGGGGTTGCCGAAGGTCATAGGCGGCGAAGAGACGGTGGCGGTGACAGCGAGCTTCGATGAACGCACTCTCCAAAGGCTTCGCAAGACGCGCAGCCCAAACACTCACAACTCAATCTTGTGA
- a CDS encoding LysR family transcriptional regulator, translated as MWRSIQLVTLYCTIVVAEEGSFLGASRRLRIHHSALSRRIRHLELMVGVALFERHPGGVKATAAGEHLLAKIRSILTDLDEALNRVEPRGPGKSVQPSIGLDAPLCSCAFLNAVVGSMASDPDIAPFISFLRRLHPAP; from the coding sequence ATGTGGCGCTCCATTCAACTGGTCACGCTTTACTGTACGATCGTTGTGGCCGAGGAAGGTAGCTTTCTCGGTGCCTCCCGGCGGTTGCGAATTCATCATTCCGCGCTCAGCAGGCGGATTAGGCATCTTGAGTTGATGGTGGGCGTTGCTTTGTTCGAACGCCACCCGGGCGGGGTCAAGGCGACAGCTGCCGGCGAACATTTACTGGCTAAAATACGCAGCATTCTGACCGATCTGGATGAAGCGCTTAACCGTGTTGAACCAAGGGGGCCGGGGAAGAGTGTCCAACCATCGATCGGGTTGGATGCGCCCCTTTGCAGCTGCGCGTTTCTCAATGCCGTCGTTGGATCGATGGCGAGTGATCCCGACATAGCTCCCTTCATCTCATTTCTCCGAAGGCTGCATCCTGCGCCTTGA
- a CDS encoding DUF2274 domain-containing protein: protein MAKLKLGPIADDKPVKVMVELPAALHRDLTAYAEILGRETDQKVVDPAKLIAPMLARFMAADRAFTRARHGLKGS, encoded by the coding sequence ATGGCCAAGCTGAAACTGGGACCAATCGCCGACGACAAACCTGTCAAGGTCATGGTGGAACTCCCCGCGGCATTGCACCGTGACCTGACCGCTTATGCCGAGATCCTCGGCCGCGAGACGGACCAGAAAGTTGTCGATCCGGCAAAGCTCATTGCACCGATGCTGGCGCGATTCATGGCGGCAGATCGGGCGTTCACCCGAGCCCGGCATGGTCTAAAAGGCAGCTAG